In the Pirellulales bacterium genome, one interval contains:
- a CDS encoding DUF1501 domain-containing protein — MLGPTHPARCAGTLNRRSFVRSGLVGLSSLSLADLLRIEATASQAGREIASDKALLVLWLWGGPSHMETFDLKPEAPTEYRGEFRPISTNVSGIEISEHLPKLAGLADKFALLRSVSHNSPGHANSSHTMLTGYPGELIETPPFRPKFPDVWAVANHVLGERQPGMPPHVVLPHMRYQGAAYLGSQLDPLEVRGDPNEPSFQMPNLTAKAELRPRMRERLGLLADFDRLRREIDTTRAMDSLDEFNQKAYSMLTSERVARAFDIAAEDPRTRDRYGRHTVGQRCLLARRLVESGARIVSVDFPHVPGQKAFSWDDHASVWNIFTEMKARLPVLDQVVSALVEDLYTRGLDKKVLLVVMGEMSHTPRLSNFNGQPGREHWGNTMSIFLAGGGMRGGQVIGATNRRGDEVLERPISPADVLATWYQFLGVPLDLSFTDYAGRPTPILPACEPIAELWG, encoded by the coding sequence ATGCTCGGCCCGACTCATCCGGCTCGCTGCGCCGGCACGCTCAATCGGCGATCGTTCGTCCGGAGCGGCCTTGTTGGTCTCAGTTCCCTCTCCCTGGCCGATCTATTGCGGATCGAGGCGACGGCCAGCCAGGCCGGTCGCGAAATTGCCAGCGACAAGGCTCTGCTCGTGCTGTGGTTATGGGGCGGCCCCAGCCACATGGAGACCTTTGACCTGAAGCCCGAGGCGCCGACCGAGTATCGCGGCGAGTTTCGGCCGATTTCCACCAACGTGTCGGGCATCGAGATATCAGAACATTTGCCGAAGCTGGCTGGCCTGGCCGACAAGTTCGCGCTCTTGCGCTCGGTTAGCCACAACAGCCCCGGTCATGCGAACAGTTCGCATACCATGCTCACCGGTTATCCGGGCGAGTTGATTGAGACGCCGCCGTTTCGCCCCAAGTTTCCCGATGTCTGGGCCGTGGCCAATCATGTCTTGGGCGAGCGGCAGCCGGGCATGCCTCCGCATGTCGTGCTGCCGCACATGCGCTATCAAGGCGCCGCGTATCTGGGCAGCCAACTCGATCCGCTGGAAGTGCGCGGCGACCCGAACGAGCCCAGCTTTCAGATGCCGAACCTGACGGCCAAGGCCGAACTGCGTCCGCGGATGCGCGAACGGCTGGGACTATTGGCCGATTTTGATCGGCTGCGGCGCGAGATCGACACCACGCGCGCGATGGACTCGCTGGACGAGTTCAATCAGAAGGCGTACTCCATGCTCACCAGCGAGCGCGTCGCCCGTGCGTTCGACATTGCCGCAGAGGACCCGCGCACGCGCGATCGGTATGGGCGGCATACGGTGGGGCAGCGCTGCCTGCTGGCGCGGCGATTGGTCGAGTCGGGCGCGCGGATCGTCAGCGTCGATTTTCCGCATGTCCCCGGCCAGAAGGCGTTCAGTTGGGACGATCACGCCAGCGTGTGGAACATCTTCACCGAAATGAAGGCGCGTCTGCCGGTGCTCGATCAGGTAGTGAGCGCGCTGGTGGAAGACCTGTACACCCGCGGGTTGGACAAAAAAGTGCTGCTGGTGGTAATGGGCGAAATGTCGCACACGCCGCGGCTGTCGAACTTCAACGGGCAACCGGGCCGCGAGCATTGGGGCAACACCATGTCGATCTTCCTGGCGGGGGGCGGCATGCGCGGCGGGCAGGTGATTGGCGCCACCAATCGCCGCGGCGACGAGGTGCTGGAGCGGCCGATTTCTCCGGCCGACGTATTGGCCACCTGGTATCAGTTTCTGGGCGTGCCGCTTGATCTGTCCTTCACCGACTATGCTGGGCGGCCGACGCCGATCTTGCCCGCCTGCGAACCAATCGCCGAGTTGTGGGGTTGA
- a CDS encoding endo-1,4-beta-xylanase — MGVVRFLLTSPHRIAPDAAARLYFTGPDGIPLGIAALADASGITIERDFPDSGVYYVPWPTDRGELMLCTASLMERAAPYQLAVELARGTLSQLRSQVFEWQEIGLMLPEGFGDNVQQAMSQFALAATSRGDLAQAEAAAAAAIETTLALGDQLCEAFVEQAINVRKRQTAPLPTWIGMALEQSLLDQSHARRFLAASNAAIVTLNWRHVESTERVYNWRVYDQQVAWCRQHQIPVVGGPLLKLDATGCPDWLFIWAGDFDNLISLVTDYVETVVERFRGRIAVWNCAARFAIGDALSLSEEECLHLAARAVEITRRCDPDTPVIMAFDQPWAEYMRGGDHELSPLHVADALLRSEVGLAGIALELNLGYHPGGSHLRPLLAVNRLLDWWATFGLPLYVYLTLPSATSPDPKAHLQTGVIEHGPWSVAIQERWAEQLVSLCAAKPAIHGIFWNACRDDEPHDFPHSGLWDAQGEEKTVLTLLRRFRRRHLR; from the coding sequence ATGGGCGTAGTCCGGTTTCTGCTCACCTCGCCCCATCGCATCGCCCCAGACGCCGCGGCGCGACTCTACTTCACCGGGCCAGACGGCATCCCATTGGGCATTGCCGCCCTTGCCGACGCCAGCGGCATTACAATCGAACGCGACTTCCCCGACTCGGGCGTCTACTATGTCCCATGGCCCACTGACCGCGGCGAGTTGATGCTCTGCACCGCTTCGCTCATGGAACGCGCCGCGCCCTATCAACTCGCGGTCGAACTGGCTCGCGGCACGCTCAGCCAACTCCGCTCGCAAGTGTTTGAGTGGCAAGAAATCGGCCTGATGTTGCCCGAAGGGTTCGGCGACAACGTCCAGCAGGCGATGAGCCAATTCGCGCTGGCGGCCACCTCGCGCGGCGATCTGGCGCAAGCCGAAGCGGCCGCGGCGGCGGCGATCGAAACCACGCTGGCGCTCGGCGACCAGCTTTGCGAGGCCTTCGTCGAGCAGGCCATCAACGTGCGCAAGCGACAAACCGCGCCGCTGCCCACCTGGATCGGCATGGCGCTCGAGCAATCGCTGCTCGACCAGTCGCACGCGCGGCGATTTCTGGCGGCCAGCAACGCCGCCATCGTCACCCTCAATTGGCGGCATGTCGAATCCACAGAGCGCGTCTACAATTGGCGCGTCTACGATCAACAGGTTGCCTGGTGTCGGCAGCACCAAATCCCGGTCGTCGGCGGCCCACTACTTAAGCTCGATGCCACCGGCTGTCCTGATTGGCTCTTCATTTGGGCGGGAGATTTCGACAACCTCATTAGCTTGGTGACCGACTACGTCGAAACCGTCGTCGAGCGTTTTCGCGGCCGGATCGCGGTCTGGAACTGCGCGGCTCGGTTTGCCATCGGCGATGCGCTCTCCCTCTCCGAGGAAGAATGCCTGCATCTGGCCGCCCGCGCCGTCGAAATCACGCGCCGCTGCGATCCCGATACCCCGGTCATCATGGCCTTTGACCAGCCCTGGGCAGAGTACATGCGCGGCGGCGACCATGAACTCTCCCCCTTGCACGTCGCAGACGCCCTGTTGCGCAGCGAAGTCGGCCTGGCCGGCATCGCGCTCGAGCTCAATCTGGGCTACCATCCCGGCGGCAGTCACCTGCGCCCCTTGCTGGCGGTCAACCGCCTGCTCGACTGGTGGGCCACGTTCGGGCTTCCCCTCTACGTGTATCTAACCCTCCCCAGCGCGACGTCGCCCGATCCCAAGGCCCACCTCCAGACGGGGGTGATCGAGCACGGTCCCTGGAGCGTCGCCATCCAAGAACGCTGGGCCGAGCAATTGGTGTCGCTCTGCGCCGCCAAGCCGGCCATTCACGGCATCTTCTGGAACGCCTGCCGCGACGACGAACCGCACGACTTTCCCCACAGCGGCCTCTGGGACGCGCAGGGCGAAGAAAAAACCGTGCTCACGCTGCTGCGGCGGTTCCGGCGACGTCACTTGCGCTAG
- a CDS encoding amidohydrolase, giving the protein MWIPKWVRDRKKGVDSPMPTQVVSNEEFIPRPQSKKLKQVERLIVEMGENNAKRLGMDRRQYMASSMGLATAFLASNKVFGNYWDVDEAETVELGAYEDKWPKSDYFIIDVQSHFTNGFALNFRSMSIFKNQEFVKNMGFKISDKPEEYAFPNFVKEMFFDSETALLIISGVPGAEKHFDRKGNRIEGPAFDPQVTRARGGGVLPSWLMSMRKRDINEMAGSQRALCQGNCAPNHYWDKKTNTQDKTALFEQMEREVKDYGIDSWKWYCHTTSREGSGDGFRMDDEKISYPFYEKSKELGIKTVSVHKGFSYQSKTLGHYANPADVEKAALDHPDMKFVIYHSAMQHAPAEPGFDKAYDPTTGDFAWHDVLMKIKERNPKLDNVYPEIGSSFGSLAVDNPEVCQHLIGKNVKNYGADHVIWGTDCLWWGSPQWVIDAFKRFQITDEMCDKFGYSKLTKEDKAKIFGQNAAKIYGIDIEAQRKNLPKDGLSKLQAMYNANGGLRENAAYGWVRDDTNA; this is encoded by the coding sequence ATGTGGATTCCCAAATGGGTTCGTGACCGCAAGAAGGGGGTTGATTCCCCCATGCCGACGCAGGTGGTCTCCAACGAGGAGTTCATTCCGCGCCCGCAATCCAAAAAACTGAAACAGGTCGAACGACTGATCGTCGAAATGGGCGAAAACAACGCCAAGCGCCTCGGCATGGATCGCCGGCAATACATGGCCTCCAGCATGGGACTGGCCACCGCCTTCCTCGCCAGCAACAAGGTGTTTGGCAATTACTGGGATGTCGACGAGGCCGAAACGGTCGAACTCGGCGCCTACGAAGACAAATGGCCCAAAAGCGACTACTTCATCATCGACGTGCAGTCCCACTTCACCAACGGCTTTGCCCTTAACTTCCGCAGCATGTCGATCTTCAAGAACCAAGAGTTCGTGAAGAACATGGGCTTCAAGATTTCCGACAAGCCCGAGGAGTACGCATTCCCCAACTTCGTCAAGGAGATGTTCTTCGATAGCGAGACCGCGCTACTGATCATCTCCGGTGTGCCCGGCGCCGAAAAGCACTTCGACCGCAAAGGCAATCGCATCGAAGGGCCGGCGTTCGATCCGCAAGTCACGCGGGCCCGCGGCGGCGGCGTCCTGCCAAGCTGGCTCATGTCGATGCGCAAGCGCGACATCAACGAAATGGCCGGCAGCCAGCGGGCGCTCTGCCAAGGCAACTGCGCTCCCAATCACTATTGGGACAAAAAGACCAACACGCAGGACAAGACCGCGCTGTTCGAGCAAATGGAGCGCGAGGTCAAAGATTACGGCATCGACTCGTGGAAGTGGTACTGCCATACCACCAGCCGCGAAGGTTCGGGCGACGGCTTCCGCATGGACGACGAGAAGATCAGCTATCCCTTCTACGAAAAGTCGAAGGAGCTAGGCATCAAGACCGTCAGCGTCCACAAGGGCTTTTCGTATCAGTCGAAAACGCTCGGCCACTACGCCAATCCGGCCGATGTCGAGAAAGCCGCGCTCGACCACCCCGATATGAAGTTTGTCATTTACCACTCGGCCATGCAGCACGCGCCGGCCGAGCCAGGCTTTGACAAGGCCTACGATCCCACCACAGGCGACTTTGCCTGGCACGATGTGCTCATGAAGATCAAAGAGCGCAATCCCAAGCTCGACAATGTCTACCCCGAAATTGGCTCCTCGTTCGGGTCGCTGGCGGTCGACAACCCCGAAGTCTGCCAGCACCTGATCGGCAAGAACGTGAAGAACTACGGCGCCGACCATGTGATCTGGGGAACCGACTGCCTCTGGTGGGGCTCGCCGCAGTGGGTGATCGACGCCTTCAAACGCTTCCAGATTACCGACGAAATGTGCGACAAGTTCGGTTACTCCAAGCTAACCAAAGAGGACAAGGCCAAGATCTTTGGCCAGAACGCCGCCAAAATCTATGGCATCGACATCGAGGCGCAGCGCAAGAACCTGCCCAAGGATGGCCTCAGCAAGCTGCAAGCCATGTACAACGCCAATGGCGGTCTGCGCGAGAACGCCGCCTACGGCTGGGTCCGCGACGACACCAACGCGTAA
- a CDS encoding phosphoribosylaminoimidazolesuccinocarboxamide synthase, with translation MSQGVVLETHFAGLPVRRGKVRDVYDLGDRLLIVSTDRISAFDWILPTGIPDKGRVLTQMSLFWFARLGEPNHLITADMANAPLPDSVDRDLVAGRGMLVRKAEVVPIECVVRGYLAGSGWKEYRQSATVCGLPLPPGLRESDRLAEPIFTPATKAESGHDENISFSQMSAQVGGDVASELRERSLEVYRRGADYARQRGILLADTKFEWGRVDDRLILVDEVLTPDSSRYWPADSYAPGRGQASFDKQFVRDWLETSGWDKNSVPPELPAEIVTATRAKYIEAFERLTEQKFG, from the coding sequence ATGTCCCAAGGTGTGGTGCTCGAAACCCATTTTGCCGGCTTGCCGGTGCGCCGCGGCAAGGTGCGCGACGTGTACGACCTGGGGGATCGGTTGTTGATTGTCAGCACCGATCGGATCAGCGCATTCGACTGGATATTGCCGACGGGCATCCCAGACAAGGGACGCGTGCTTACCCAAATGAGCCTGTTTTGGTTCGCTCGGCTGGGGGAGCCGAATCACTTGATAACGGCCGACATGGCCAATGCGCCGCTGCCCGACAGCGTGGACCGAGACCTGGTTGCGGGCCGAGGAATGTTGGTGCGCAAGGCCGAGGTCGTGCCGATCGAATGCGTGGTGCGCGGCTATTTGGCCGGCTCGGGGTGGAAGGAATACCGGCAATCGGCGACAGTGTGCGGCTTGCCGCTGCCACCGGGATTGCGCGAGAGCGATCGCCTGGCAGAGCCGATCTTCACGCCCGCGACCAAGGCGGAGAGCGGACATGACGAGAACATCAGCTTCTCGCAAATGAGCGCCCAGGTGGGCGGCGATGTCGCCAGCGAATTGCGCGAGCGGAGTCTGGAGGTGTATCGCCGCGGCGCGGACTACGCGCGGCAACGGGGTATCTTGTTGGCCGATACCAAATTCGAGTGGGGACGGGTCGACGATCGGCTGATCCTGGTCGACGAAGTGCTCACGCCAGACAGTTCGCGCTACTGGCCGGCGGACAGCTACGCGCCGGGACGAGGACAGGCGTCGTTTGACAAGCAATTTGTCCGCGATTGGCTGGAAACCAGCGGCTGGGACAAGAACAGCGTGCCCCCAGAATTGCCAGCAGAGATCGTGACGGCGACGCGGGCCAAATACATCGAGGCGTTTGAGCGGCTCACTGAGCAGAAGTTTGGCTAG
- a CDS encoding c-type cytochrome: protein MPAEPMPETPAAPAEAAESADGPSLAKPVALETEKVTLGDPSLTAGIPGDGALKVEEIKAWLDKPENHVALDPILPLGLNKGQGAIKGIDKNPLTRAKIELGRQLYFDPRLSRDGTISCASCHSPDEGYARHTQFGIGVDGQQGGRNSPVSYNRILSDLQFWDGRAATLEEQAKGPIANPIEMANTHDACVKALGEIEGYKLQFDKIFGELNIERVAEAIASFERSIVTGPSPFDYYEELRPFLTADLEAMKEDDPDTYVLYEKAKAASDAHPMSESAIRGREIYFTQKGNCSACHVGPNLTDELYYNIGVGMDKPEPDLGRYVITKEEKDKGAFKTPTIRNVALSAPYMHDGTQKTLAEVVEWYNKGGHKNDWLNERIKPLNLTDQEKQDLVAFMEACTGDYPQVTQDRLPE, encoded by the coding sequence ATGCCCGCGGAGCCGATGCCCGAGACGCCCGCCGCGCCGGCCGAGGCTGCGGAGTCCGCCGATGGTCCATCGCTCGCTAAACCGGTGGCGCTTGAGACCGAGAAGGTGACACTCGGCGATCCATCGTTGACCGCCGGCATACCGGGGGATGGCGCGCTCAAGGTTGAAGAGATCAAGGCTTGGCTCGACAAACCAGAGAATCATGTCGCGCTCGATCCGATCTTGCCGCTGGGGCTCAACAAGGGACAGGGGGCGATCAAGGGAATCGACAAGAATCCGCTGACCCGCGCCAAGATCGAGTTGGGGCGGCAACTTTACTTCGATCCGCGCCTGTCGCGCGACGGCACCATCAGTTGCGCGTCGTGTCACAGTCCCGACGAAGGGTACGCGCGGCACACGCAGTTCGGCATCGGCGTCGACGGGCAACAAGGTGGGCGCAACAGCCCAGTCAGCTACAACCGCATTTTGAGCGACTTGCAGTTTTGGGACGGGCGCGCGGCGACGCTCGAAGAGCAAGCCAAGGGGCCGATCGCCAATCCGATTGAAATGGCCAACACGCATGATGCTTGCGTCAAGGCGCTGGGCGAGATCGAAGGCTACAAGTTGCAGTTCGATAAGATCTTTGGTGAGCTGAACATCGAGCGGGTCGCCGAGGCGATCGCGTCGTTTGAGCGCAGCATCGTCACCGGGCCTTCGCCGTTCGACTACTACGAAGAACTGCGCCCGTTCTTGACCGCCGATCTCGAAGCGATGAAAGAGGATGACCCCGACACTTATGTCTTGTACGAGAAGGCCAAGGCGGCGTCCGACGCGCATCCCATGTCGGAGAGCGCGATCCGCGGCCGAGAGATTTACTTCACGCAGAAGGGGAACTGCTCGGCCTGCCATGTCGGTCCGAATTTGACCGATGAGTTGTACTACAACATTGGCGTCGGCATGGACAAACCGGAACCCGATTTGGGGCGCTATGTCATTACCAAGGAAGAAAAGGACAAAGGCGCTTTCAAGACGCCGACCATCCGCAACGTGGCCCTTTCGGCTCCCTATATGCACGACGGCACGCAAAAAACGCTGGCCGAAGTGGTGGAGTGGTACAACAAGGGTGGCCACAAGAACGATTGGCTGAACGAACGCATCAAGCCGCTGAACCTTACCGATCAGGAGAAGCAGGACTTGGTGGCGTTCATGGAGGCCTGCACCGGAGACTACCCGCAAGTGACGCAAGATCGCTTGCCCGAGTAA
- the guaB gene encoding IMP dehydrogenase, which translates to MDQKFAGQAITFDDVLLLPRYSDVVPSDVDVRTRLTKRIALNIPLLSSPMDTVTESEMAIALAQEGGLGIIHKNMSVERQTEEVDKVKRSANGIIVDPVCLTADATVARAREVMQKHHVSGIPITASDGKLQGILTRRDMRFLEGGDLKVSEVMTKANLVTATGTVSLEEAETILMANKVEKLLLVDENYRLTGLITIKDIDKMRRFPNACKDRQGRLRVGAAVGVFDYERIASLIAKDVDILVVDSAHGHTANVLETVRTIKQRWDIDVVAGNVATYEGCLDLIKAGADAVKVGIGPGSICTTRVISGVGVPQVTAVMNAVQAAQETGTPIIADGGIRYSGDMTKAVAAGAHAVMIGGLFAGLAESPGQQILFQGRTFKVYRGMGSLGAMVKGSSERYRQADERGSGKLVPEGVEGRVPFKGPLGPFIYQLVGGLRAGMGYVGAHNIEELRTQSRFIQVSPASVRESHPHDIAITQEAPNYTAEYNGGDPL; encoded by the coding sequence ATGGATCAAAAGTTTGCCGGCCAGGCGATCACTTTCGACGATGTGCTGCTCTTGCCGCGCTATAGCGATGTCGTCCCCAGCGATGTCGATGTGCGCACGCGACTCACCAAGCGGATTGCCCTCAATATTCCCCTGCTCAGTTCCCCCATGGACACCGTCACCGAGAGCGAAATGGCGATCGCGCTGGCGCAGGAAGGGGGACTCGGCATCATCCACAAGAACATGTCGGTCGAGCGGCAAACCGAAGAGGTCGACAAGGTCAAACGCAGCGCCAACGGCATCATCGTCGACCCCGTTTGTCTCACCGCCGACGCCACCGTGGCCCGCGCGCGAGAGGTGATGCAAAAGCACCACGTCTCGGGCATTCCCATCACTGCCAGCGATGGCAAGCTGCAAGGCATTCTCACCCGCCGCGACATGCGGTTTCTGGAGGGGGGCGACCTCAAGGTTTCCGAGGTGATGACCAAGGCAAACCTGGTCACCGCCACAGGGACCGTATCGCTTGAGGAAGCTGAAACGATCTTGATGGCAAATAAGGTCGAGAAACTTCTGCTGGTTGACGAAAATTACAGACTGACCGGACTGATTACGATCAAAGACATTGACAAGATGCGGCGATTTCCCAATGCCTGCAAAGATAGGCAAGGCAGGTTGCGGGTCGGGGCCGCGGTCGGCGTCTTTGATTACGAACGTATTGCAAGCTTGATCGCCAAGGATGTCGACATTCTCGTCGTCGATAGTGCTCACGGTCACACGGCCAACGTGCTCGAAACCGTGCGCACCATCAAACAGCGCTGGGATATCGACGTCGTGGCGGGAAACGTGGCAACCTACGAAGGCTGCCTCGACCTGATCAAAGCCGGAGCGGATGCCGTCAAGGTTGGCATCGGACCGGGTTCGATCTGCACCACGCGCGTGATTTCGGGTGTCGGTGTGCCGCAGGTGACTGCCGTGATGAACGCGGTCCAAGCGGCCCAAGAGACCGGCACCCCAATCATCGCCGACGGTGGGATTCGATACTCGGGCGATATGACCAAGGCAGTCGCCGCCGGCGCCCATGCGGTCATGATTGGCGGTTTGTTCGCCGGACTCGCCGAGAGCCCCGGACAGCAAATCCTCTTTCAAGGCCGCACGTTCAAGGTCTACCGCGGCATGGGATCGCTCGGAGCCATGGTCAAAGGCTCCAGCGAACGCTACCGCCAGGCCGATGAACGAGGTTCGGGCAAGTTGGTGCCCGAGGGTGTCGAAGGTCGAGTCCCCTTCAAAGGACCACTCGGACCTTTCATCTACCAACTCGTGGGTGGTCTGCGAGCCGGCATGGGCTACGTGGGCGCTCACAACATAGAAGAACTGCGGACCCAGTCGCGATTCATCCAAGTGTCGCCGGCTAGTGTTCGGGAGAGTCATCCGCATGACATCGCCATCACGCAGGAAGCGCCAAACTACACCGCCGAATACAACGGAGGTGATCCGCTCTAG
- a CDS encoding DJ-1/PfpI family protein, with protein sequence MFACARRSIALYCLALCVLLSSAVRADDPQPQAQPAKPADKGSRTLGIVLYQGFELLDVCGPAEMFGNVGGPLKLVMVAQHAGDVKSSQGPSMKAEFGFDDCPPLDIILVPGGFGTLRELNNEAFLNWLRERAKTAEIVTSVCTGSAILAKAGLLDGHRATSNKVYFQGAVKQGPKVNWVKEARWVDDGDRVTSSGVSAGIDMALHLIARLYGEPIAEQIAASTEYVWNRDPSDDPFVKFAK encoded by the coding sequence ATGTTTGCCTGCGCCCGCCGCTCAATCGCCTTGTATTGCCTCGCCCTCTGCGTCTTGCTGTCAAGCGCGGTGCGCGCCGACGACCCTCAACCCCAGGCGCAGCCCGCCAAGCCCGCGGACAAGGGTTCGCGCACGCTCGGCATTGTGCTGTATCAAGGCTTTGAACTGTTGGACGTGTGCGGGCCGGCCGAGATGTTCGGCAACGTGGGCGGGCCCCTCAAACTGGTCATGGTGGCGCAGCACGCCGGCGATGTGAAAAGCTCGCAAGGCCCTTCCATGAAGGCCGAATTTGGCTTCGACGATTGCCCGCCGCTCGACATCATCCTGGTGCCGGGCGGGTTCGGCACCCTCCGCGAACTCAATAACGAGGCCTTCCTCAACTGGCTTCGCGAGCGCGCCAAAACCGCCGAGATCGTGACCAGCGTCTGCACCGGTTCGGCCATCTTGGCCAAGGCCGGGCTGCTCGATGGCCACCGCGCCACCTCGAACAAAGTCTATTTTCAAGGCGCGGTGAAGCAGGGGCCGAAGGTCAACTGGGTCAAGGAGGCCCGCTGGGTCGACGACGGCGACCGCGTGACCAGCAGCGGCGTCAGCGCCGGGATCGACATGGCGCTGCACCTGATCGCCCGGCTCTATGGCGAGCCAATCGCCGAGCAGATCGCCGCCAGCACGGAGTACGTATGGAACCGCGATCCCAGCGACGACCCGTTCGTTAAATTCGCCAAATAG
- a CDS encoding intradiol ring-cleavage dioxygenase — protein MLGSVAGGAAWFSVSGLFAEELAKTPALTEGPFYPDKLPLDVDNDLLIVGDGTTPAIGEITHLAGRILGPTGTPLRNAVVEIWQVDNNGAYLHSRDPNQEKRDANFQGYGRFLTDSKGQYYFRTIKPPPYTGRCPHIHFGISQNGRRIYTTQLFIRGHELNDRDMVFRGIREAADRQRVMADFAPLADSRIGELAANWDIVLGVTPQDPDEAVQGSYGPPERMRRRRG, from the coding sequence ATGTTGGGTAGCGTGGCTGGCGGCGCCGCCTGGTTTTCGGTGAGTGGGTTGTTCGCGGAAGAATTGGCCAAGACGCCGGCGCTCACCGAGGGGCCGTTCTATCCCGACAAGTTGCCGCTCGATGTGGACAACGATCTGTTGATTGTCGGCGACGGAACCACCCCAGCGATTGGCGAGATCACGCATTTAGCGGGGAGAATTCTTGGACCCACCGGCACGCCGCTGCGCAACGCGGTAGTCGAGATCTGGCAGGTGGACAACAACGGCGCCTATTTGCACTCGCGCGATCCGAACCAAGAGAAGCGAGACGCCAACTTTCAGGGCTATGGACGCTTTCTCACCGACTCCAAGGGGCAGTACTATTTCCGCACCATCAAGCCGCCGCCGTACACGGGCCGCTGCCCGCACATTCATTTTGGCATTAGCCAAAATGGGCGGCGGATTTACACGACGCAGCTTTTCATCCGCGGGCACGAACTGAACGACCGCGACATGGTGTTTCGCGGCATTCGCGAGGCGGCCGATCGCCAGCGGGTGATGGCCGACTTTGCGCCGCTGGCCGATTCGCGGATTGGCGAACTGGCGGCGAATTGGGACATTGTGCTTGGCGTCACGCCGCAAGACCCGGACGAAGCGGTGCAAGGGAGCTACGGCCCGCCCGAGCGCATGCGCCGCCGCCGCGGGTAA
- a CDS encoding sigma-70 family RNA polymerase sigma factor: MYLTQMGEIPLLTRMQEIALAKEIELTRRRFRRKLLECDYVIRHAVKILKRVHTGELPFDRTVQVSVTDRLEKDQITGRLPHNLQTLDTLLRRNKRDYRIALSKSHKANERRDAWRRLGRRRHRAVILVEELGLRTQRIETMIKTLEDFSRRVDQLRHQIRSLPKNKSVAAQRAELLKEYRGILKACQETPTSLRNRIAILKTVYSKYQRAKRGLSEGNLRLVVSIAKKYRNRGLSFLDLIQEGNAGLMRAVDKFEYRRGFKFCTYATWWIRQAITRAVADQSRTIRIPVHMVETMSKVRNVARKLLQELGREPTIEETAKSAGTPIEETRRVLAMSRYPISLDRPVGNSEDSHFGDLLPDGTAESPAIGAAQEMLRGRIHKVLKSLSYREREIIKLRYGLGDGYSYTLEEVGHIFKVTRERIRQIEAKAVRKLQQPGRSQELSGFLD, from the coding sequence ATGTATCTCACCCAGATGGGCGAGATTCCGCTCCTCACCCGCATGCAAGAAATCGCGCTGGCCAAAGAGATCGAGCTCACCCGCCGCCGGTTTCGTCGCAAGCTGCTCGAATGCGACTATGTCATTCGGCACGCGGTCAAAATCTTGAAGCGGGTCCATACCGGCGAACTCCCCTTCGACCGCACTGTGCAGGTCTCCGTCACCGATCGCCTGGAAAAGGACCAGATCACCGGCCGCTTGCCCCACAACCTGCAAACGCTCGACACCCTGCTGCGGCGCAATAAGCGCGATTACCGCATCGCTCTCTCCAAGTCGCACAAGGCGAATGAACGCCGCGATGCCTGGCGCCGCCTCGGCCGCCGCCGTCACCGAGCGGTCATCCTGGTCGAAGAACTCGGTCTGCGCACCCAGCGCATCGAGACCATGATCAAGACGCTGGAGGATTTCAGCCGCCGCGTTGATCAACTGCGCCATCAAATCCGCTCGCTCCCCAAAAATAAGTCGGTCGCCGCGCAGCGCGCCGAACTGCTCAAGGAGTATCGCGGCATCTTGAAGGCGTGCCAGGAAACCCCCACCAGCCTGCGGAACCGCATCGCCATTCTCAAAACGGTCTACTCCAAGTACCAACGGGCGAAACGCGGTCTCTCGGAAGGCAACCTGCGTTTGGTCGTCTCCATCGCCAAAAAATACCGCAATCGCGGCCTCAGCTTCTTGGATCTCATCCAAGAAGGGAACGCCGGCCTGATGCGGGCGGTCGACAAGTTCGAGTACCGCCGCGGTTTCAAGTTCTGCACCTATGCCACCTGGTGGATTCGCCAGGCGATCACCCGCGCCGTCGCCGACCAGAGCCGGACGATTCGCATTCCGGTCCACATGGTCGAAACGATGTCCAAGGTGCGCAACGTGGCCCGCAAGCTGCTCCAAGAACTGGGCCGCGAGCCGACCATTGAAGAAACCGCCAAGTCGGCCGGCACCCCCATCGAGGAGACGCGCCGCGTGCTCGCCATGAGCCGCTACCCGATCAGCCTCGATCGACCGGTTGGCAACAGCGAGGACAGCCACTTTGGCGACCTGTTGCCCGACGGCACAGCCGAGAGCCCCGCGATCGGCGCCGCCCAAGAGATGCTCCGCGGCCGCATCCACAAGGTGCTCAAGAGTCTCAGCTATCGCGAACGCGAGATCATCAAGCTGCGCTACGGCCTCGGCGACGGCTACAGCTACACCCTCGAAGAAGTCGGGCACATCTTCAAGGTCACCCGCGAACGTATCCGCCAGATCGAAGCCAAGGCGGTGCGCAAGCTGCAACAGCCCGGCCGCTCGCAAGAACTCTCGGGCTTCCTCGACTAG